Below is a genomic region from Fervidobacterium sp..
CCAAATTGCCGAAGACCTCTAATTCTTTAACAGTTGCTTCTGATAGTTCGTTTATCTTGTTTTTGGAATCAACCAATTTGTGTATAACTCTGGTCTGTTCTTCCATTAAGTTAGTTATTGCTTCGTTCATTCGTTTAGTTTCGTTGAAAGAGTCTATAGCTTTCGACGTTATATAAATAGCCACAGTTATACCAAATGCCAATTGACCAATGTTGAAAAACATAAAGTCAAGAGTGATAACTTTAACGACGGCTAAAATGGACAATATTGTAGCACCAAGTACAGCGGCAAATCCCATAGTAACTAATCTTTCATTCAGTTTTTTTGGTTCAACAATCGACAAGTAAGAAAGATACAATATTAGTATAAGAGAAAAGAGGTAAAAATTTGAATAGTTGGCTCTTAATGATGCCAAACTTGGTGAAAATAAAACTGGAAGGAACAATATCCAATAGACAAAAAGATAAACCTTTTCATATAATTTAATTTTTGATTTAAAAATCTCTTTAACGAACAAAAAGGCCATGAACATAGCAGCTGCAGCACCGACAATAGCTATTTTTTTCCAAAGAAGAACAGGGATCAAAAACAAATTCATTTCATCGATAGCTGTTAAAACGGGGAACGTAATAGCCAAACTACCAAATAAGAACGCTTTTTCTTTTAGACCGTAGAATAAGAGCACACCAACCACAAAAAACGCCAACATGAATCCTGTACCAAGGTAGAACATACTCGATTCAATAAGATTCGCGCGTTCTATAAACCTCATAATTTCTTTGTTTTCGCCTATGAAAAATTTTTTCTCTATACCACCGTTACTGACAAAGCATAACTCTATTCTAATCTTTCCTTCAAGCAATATAGGTATGTATCGATGCCAACTATTTAAATTACCATTTATATCAGAAAGTTCAAAAATCAACTCATTGTTTTTAAAAATCTTAATGTACCTGTTGGCCGTGAATGCTGCAGCGAGTGTTTTCCCTTCATATTTTTCTCCATCTATCTCCATGGTAATTTTGTGTTCCTCATTGTCCTTAAATATCAGAAACGCAGGGAAACTTGAATCTTTGCCATCAACTGAAAGCTTTACATCCTTGAACTCCGTCACATCAAAAGAAGATCTATAAACAGACATCAAAAGTATAATAATAACGATTAAAAATATTCCAGCAATCCAAAAAAGAAAGTTTTTTAAGATGTTTCCCATCAATAACCCCCCTCCTCCATAGTAATATTTTTGTTTAGGTATGCTTATTATATCATAAAGTACAGAGAATAATAAGCATTTGACATTTCCAATAAAACAAAAACTGGACACCCTACTAAGCGGTGTCCAGTTTACAATCAATTTATATCAGGTTTGAAGATTGACTCTTGCAACTAACTTTCATAGCTACCGGTTGAGGCAGAACCAGTACCTCCTTGTGCCTGTTGTTTGTAAATATACTCGCCAATCTTTATACTTTCTCTTTGCAAGTCATCGTAAAGCATCTTGACTTTAGCGATATCGTCTTTGTTGATAGCATCTCTAAGATCTTTTATTATCTCTTCGAGTCTATTTTTCGTTTCAACAGGTACCTTACCTTCGTTTTCTTTTAGGATCTTTTCGATATGATAAGCCATATCGTCTGCTTTGTTTTTAAGTTCAACTTCCTCACGTTTTCTTTTGTCTTGCTCTTCATACATTTGGGCTTCTTTAATCATTCTTTCTATATCGTCACTGCTCAATTGGTGTCTTCCTGTTACAACCATTGATTGTTCTTTACCAGTTCCAAGATCCTTAGCAGATACATGCACTATACCATCGCTGTCTATGTCGAAAGTAACTTCAATTTGTGGTACACCTCTTGGGGCAGGTGGAATTCCAACAAGTTGGAAGCTACCAAGGAATATGTTGTCCCTTGCCATTGCACGTTCACCTTGATACACCCTAACTTCAACACTTGTCTGGCCATCTTCAGCAGTTGTAAAGACTTTACTTTTCTTAATTGGTATCGTCGTATTCCTTGGGATGATTGGTTCAAGCAATCCTCCTTTAACTTCCACACCAAGTGTCAAAGGTGTTACATCTACAAGTACAACATCTTTATCCTTTGCACCTTCTGTACCAGCGAGTATAGCTGCTTGAATAGCTGCACCTATAGCAACTGCCTCATCAGGATTAACACTTTTGTTTGGCTCTTTACCAAATATATCCTTTATGAACTTTTGAACCATAGGTACTCGTGTCATACCGCCAACGAGTATTATTTCATTTATATCTCTTGGCGAAAGTTTTGCATCACTTAAAGCCCTCTCGACAGGTTCTCTTGTCTTTTCAACAAGATCTCTTGTAAGTGATTCAAACATTGCCCTTGTCAATTTCATCTCTAAGTGCAGTGGACCCTCAGCCGTTGCCGTAATGTAAGGTAAGCTGATGTCTGTTTCAAGCTTTGATGAAAGTTCAATCTTTGCCTTCTCGGCTGCATCTCTTAATCTCTGAAGTGCTTGCTTATCACTCCTCAAATCAACACCGTATTGTTTTTTAAACTCGTCTGCAAGATAATCAATAATCCTTTGGTCAAAATCATCTCCTCCAAGATGATTATTTCCACTTGTGGCAATCACCTGAATAACTCCGCCACCTATTTCGAGAATAGATACATCGAAAGTACCACCACCAAGATCGTATACAAGGACCTTTCTTTCACCTTCCATTTTATCAAGACCGTAAGCGAGAGCAGCGGCGGTTGGTTCGTTGATTATTCTAAGCACCTCAAGACCAGCTATGATACCAGCTTCTTTTGTAGCTTGTCGTTGTGCGTCGTTGAAGTAAGCTGGACAAGTAATAACTGCCTTTTTAATTTCACCACCAAGATACTCTTCTGCGTCTTTCTTAAGTTTTTTGAGTACGTATGCACTGATTTCTTGTGGGGTATATTCTTTGTCATCGATCCTCACCCTGTAATCTGAACCCATTTTTCTTTTTATAGATTTTATGGTTCTATCTGAGTTCAGTATAAGTTGCCTTTTAGCAGGTTCACCAACAAGTATCTCTCCAGATTTTGTGAATGAAACTATAGATGGTGTGGTTCTGTTACCTTCGGCGTTAGGAATAACTTCTATGGAACCATCTGGTTTCATCCACGCAATCACAGAGTTCGTTGTTCCAAGGTCGATACCTACAACATACTCCTTTTTTGCCATATATCTCCACCTCCAAAATATTTTTCTCGCAATCATCAATTATATTTTACATTGTTAGCACTCATTTGTCAAGAGTGATAATAAAAAATATTTGAGGTTTTAAAGCAATAACCTTTTAGGTTTGAATTGATAACAAACCAAAATGATTATGGGGAAAGATAAATGAGGTTGAAACATACGGAGCGCTCAATGTTTTGCTTGACTTGAAACCTGTTAAGTTAGCTGTTTCACCAATAAATTAGCATTATTAGTAAAGAAGGCATGGAAAACCATGCCTTCTTTTTTTTATTCTGTGATTGTGAATTTGAAAGTTGTGTTATGTTTGTAAACTTCACCTGGTCTTAGTACGGTGTTTGGAAAATTCTTATGATTTGGAGAGTCAGGAAAATATTGCGTCTCAAGGCAAAAACCAGTATGCTGATCGTATATTTGACCATATTTGCCTTTTAATCCAGCCAAATAATTCCCCGTATAAAATTGCAGTCCGGGCTTTGTTGTATAAACCTCCATTCTTATCCCTGTTACAGGCTCTTGCACTATTGCTGCTAAGTTACCGTTCAGTACAAAGTTAAAGTCAAAGCCTCTTGCTGGTGAGTCCATTAACTTTTGTATAGCTTGACCAACTTTTGTGAGTTTTCTTAAATCAAAAGGTGTATTTTCAACTTGGGCTATTTCACCGGTAGGTATGAGGTACTCATTTACCGGTGTATATTTATCTGCATTTATCATTACGTAATGATCATAAATCTTTCCACCACCAGCAAGATTAAAATAGCTGTGTTGAGTCAAATTAACTATTGTAGGTTTGTCCGTTGTGGCGAAATATTCAATCTTCAGTTCGTTATCATTAGTAAGTGTATAGATGACTGTTACATCGAGGTTACCCGGATATCCTTCATCTCCGTCGTGACTAAGGTATCTTAATGTAAGCTTTACACCTTCTGGTGTTACACTTGAAGATGCTTTCCAAACCTTCGTATGGAAACCTTTGTATCCACCATGTAACGAATTTGGTCTACCTCTATCATTTAAGGCCAGTTGATAACTTACACCATCGATTTCAAATTTTCCATAAGCTATTCGGTTGGCAAATCTTCCCACGATCGTACCAAGGAAACCAGGATTTTTCTCGTATTCTTCAAGTGTATCGTATCCAAGTACAACATCGATAAATTTCCCTTGTTTCGATGGTACCCAAAGCTCTCTAATAATACCACCGTAGGTGAGTATTTTAGCAGTCGTTCTTTTTTCGTTAATTAAGGTATATTCATCTACAGCTATCCCTTCCTTAGTGTTACCAAAATATCTACTTTTGCATTCTGATTTCATGTCTCTCTGCCCCCTGTATTTTCAGAAATTCTTCGACTGCACTCTCTAAAATGTTCAGCGAAGCCTTCCAGAAGTCTTTCTTAGTTATATCTATTCCTACACTTTTTGCAACTTCTTCGGCTGTGCCTTTGCCAGTTGATGACAAAAGCTTTTTGTATTTTTCAAAAAATCCGTCTTCGTTTTTCATTGAATACACGCCAAGTCCAAACAACATTC
It encodes:
- a CDS encoding methyl-accepting chemotaxis protein produces the protein MGNILKNFLFWIAGIFLIVIIILLMSVYRSSFDVTEFKDVKLSVDGKDSSFPAFLIFKDNEEHKITMEIDGEKYEGKTLAAAFTANRYIKIFKNNELIFELSDINGNLNSWHRYIPILLEGKIRIELCFVSNGGIEKKFFIGENKEIMRFIERANLIESSMFYLGTGFMLAFFVVGVLLFYGLKEKAFLFGSLAITFPVLTAIDEMNLFLIPVLLWKKIAIVGAAAAMFMAFLFVKEIFKSKIKLYEKVYLFVYWILFLPVLFSPSLASLRANYSNFYLFSLILILYLSYLSIVEPKKLNERLVTMGFAAVLGATILSILAVVKVITLDFMFFNIGQLAFGITVAIYITSKAIDSFNETKRMNEAITNLMEEQTRVIHKLVDSKNKINELSEATVKELEVFGNLESDIKETFKISRNSLTNLMESVENFIGFLDNLFETSARFEKIINTSESLNKEILELSNSSKTENSETEKLLIEFETKSQFLRESFIRLSNDFEKIKDVTKMIKDIAVQTNLLSLNASIEAARAGEAGKSFSVVAGEIRQLSIETAKFAQNIEENTGNILVQFQSFSKELLSLIENLGIIIERNRKFSKSLDKFIVNVDFMTNNFENMVITYEKQKEDINRVKENIKNITNIVEELERSFKLMLDAQKKTFESMYVISTKVEEIQKFL
- the dnaK gene encoding molecular chaperone DnaK is translated as MAKKEYVVGIDLGTTNSVIAWMKPDGSIEVIPNAEGNRTTPSIVSFTKSGEILVGEPAKRQLILNSDRTIKSIKRKMGSDYRVRIDDKEYTPQEISAYVLKKLKKDAEEYLGGEIKKAVITCPAYFNDAQRQATKEAGIIAGLEVLRIINEPTAAALAYGLDKMEGERKVLVYDLGGGTFDVSILEIGGGVIQVIATSGNNHLGGDDFDQRIIDYLADEFKKQYGVDLRSDKQALQRLRDAAEKAKIELSSKLETDISLPYITATAEGPLHLEMKLTRAMFESLTRDLVEKTREPVERALSDAKLSPRDINEIILVGGMTRVPMVQKFIKDIFGKEPNKSVNPDEAVAIGAAIQAAILAGTEGAKDKDVVLVDVTPLTLGVEVKGGLLEPIIPRNTTIPIKKSKVFTTAEDGQTSVEVRVYQGERAMARDNIFLGSFQLVGIPPAPRGVPQIEVTFDIDSDGIVHVSAKDLGTGKEQSMVVTGRHQLSSDDIERMIKEAQMYEEQDKRKREEVELKNKADDMAYHIEKILKENEGKVPVETKNRLEEIIKDLRDAINKDDIAKVKMLYDDLQRESIKIGEYIYKQQAQGGTGSASTGSYES
- a CDS encoding galactose mutarotase; its protein translation is MKSECKSRYFGNTKEGIAVDEYTLINEKRTTAKILTYGGIIRELWVPSKQGKFIDVVLGYDTLEEYEKNPGFLGTIVGRFANRIAYGKFEIDGVSYQLALNDRGRPNSLHGGYKGFHTKVWKASSSVTPEGVKLTLRYLSHDGDEGYPGNLDVTVIYTLTNDNELKIEYFATTDKPTIVNLTQHSYFNLAGGGKIYDHYVMINADKYTPVNEYLIPTGEIAQVENTPFDLRKLTKVGQAIQKLMDSPARGFDFNFVLNGNLAAIVQEPVTGIRMEVYTTKPGLQFYTGNYLAGLKGKYGQIYDQHTGFCLETQYFPDSPNHKNFPNTVLRPGEVYKHNTTFKFTITE